Sequence from the Erythrolamprus reginae isolate rEryReg1 chromosome 2, rEryReg1.hap1, whole genome shotgun sequence genome:
gacaaatgctggctggggaattctgggagttgaagtccactcatcttaaagcTGACAACTTTGAAAAAACACTGCTACATATGAAGCTGTATGCAgcgtttttttccctttccagttGTGATTAATGGTCTTTCCCCCTCTAGATAACAGACGGCTTGGGCAAAGTTCAAGGCGCCTTGGGGAACATtgcaagcaaaagagagagagttaAAATTCTGTTCAAAAAAAGTAagtgattttctttcttcttttctaaaacaaaatGTTGGTTTGTCTTATCAGCTGTCTTAAAAGACAGCTGATATGTGGATGAAGACTGATTTATTACCAGATGACGGTAATGATATTACCAGATTGTTTCTTGAATGTGATGCACCCTTCATAGATTTTCATCATATTGGTATTTGAAACTTGTTGAtgattttagttttaattaagcatgtttgctgccccaGTCTGTTGGTAGTGGAATtgcctaattattattattattatgtcaatacaacacagcaaacaagatcactatgctggatttcgtatttcatcaccagtcaggcgcttcccaagcacctaggactgcgtgatgtagtggccttttgcaattgacagatggagattttgtcaattctgatggttttcaaatgtccgctgagatcctttggcactgcgcccagcgggccaagtaccactgggatgactttcactggcttatgccagagtcgttgcagctcgatttttagatcttcgtatttcactaatttctctagcggcttctcctcaattctgccgtcccctgggattgcgatgtcgatgatccatactttctttctggatcattgacatcgcaatcccaggggacagcagaattgaggagaagcagctagagctattattattattattactattattattattattattattattattattattattcagaaatGGGCACAAAGAGCATACAAATGCCTTGGTTACAGTTCATTTTTATTACTGAGACAAtttctcaaataaataaatgccagccTTTTACAATTTTGCATCTTCCAACTGTGCAATTCTAAATTTGTCACATGGCATGTTGGTGTTGTCTTCCCTATTTTGAAAAGTTGGAAGAAGGCATTGAGAAAACATGAACATGCCAACTGGTGGTTTTTAGTACTGTGTTTTTCTGTTTGGTttgaaagcatttatttatttatttattatatttcacaTTTCTGAACCATCCATCTGGTCaatatacaaaaaatacaaaatggtaTATGAACAATTAAAATGTTAGAATTAAAATTTTgagttaaattttttaaaaaatgaaaaaaaaattaagacggCAAGAATAATGAACCCTCAATAATAATTTAGCATTAATATTTGGCCAAACGTATTCATCTAGAAACAGAGCTccccaaacttgccaactttaagacttatggacttcaattcccagaattccccaatcagccatgtgaagtccacaaatcttaaatgcCAAGTTTGGAAACCCCTGATTTAGAactgttcaaaaaataaaataaaattaaaaataaagcagcCACAAGGCTTGTTACTGATTCAATCCTTTTCAACATCCAGcatatgtttctatcactgctgcaTTTTAAagttctaattctattttatgtTGTTTCTTCTCTTTAAGTTGAAGACATCCTAAAATATCTGGATCCCCAGTACATTGACCGAATGGCCATGCCAGATGCCATGAAGCTGCAGTTCATAATGGCAGGTAAGATCTACTATAGTCCCTtatataaggggcgtacataggtgcaccagagtgcctactgtcccctgtcctatagtctctcccatatctcatatatcttctcttctatccctatatctttttctgtgattctctcatagttatattttactcctttattttctcctctattctccctttaatacattctacctgattatattctctataaccctcattgtgtattattgtgtattggacaaagcaaataaataaataaatattctgggtTTTTAGCAGTGGATTTTAATGTATAAAGTGCGTGCTTGCACTAAAATGACTTTTTGGTCATTCACTTTTTACATTGAAATGATCTGAATCTTATATTTCGAGCACAGTTTTTAAGTCATAATCTTGTGCACATTGACCTGGCAGTGATCCTTATGTTATTCAATGGCGGATAGATTTAAACAGATCAGTTTTAAGTTGTCTTGAGGTTTGTTTTTGGATAGCCAGCTCCtgggtccatccatccatccatttctgaACCATCCATCTCACTCAAAAAGCCACTCTGGTCaatatacaaaaaatacaaaatggtaTATGAACAATTAAAATGTTAGAATTAAAAttttaagttatttttttaaaaaaatgaaaaaaaataagacggcAAGAATAATAAACCCTCAATAAtaatttccatccatccatctttttgtctatctatcatctatctatctatctatctatctatctatctatctatctatctatctatctatctatcatctaacatTACCCTTGGTGCTGCCTGAGCttagtggttttcttgcagatgtttcatgacctgtctgtctgtctatccatccatctatctatccctctgtctgtccgtccatccatccatccatccatccatccatccatccatccatccatccatccatccatctatctatctatctatctatctatctatctatcatctaacatTACCCTTGGTGCTGCCTGAGCTTAGTGGTTTTCTCAGCaacattttattacccaactagggaacatgaTCAGTGCTTGTTAATCTGCTGCCTCAGGGCACAGGTCATGTGATCTGCTGCTACTGGACCAGCAATATCGTTTTTGCTTTGACTTACGTCATGCTTTTCCCACCACCAGAAGAACCGTCCATCATGATGCAAGCAGCACTTCTGGAGCAGGTGAAAAgcctgcagccctatttggacagtgcACATATCAAAGGTGAGTGACTCCCTGTTCTATATCCTGAGGGAATTAAGAGCATGTGAAGTGTTGCTGACGCTTTATAAGGcttggcaagaccacacttggaatattagccttagcaatagcacttagacttatataccgctttacaaccttctctaagcggttcactaagtcagcatatcacccccaacaatcattttacccacctctgaaggatggaaggctgagttaaccttgaacctggtgagattagTGGTGGAGCAAGATGGAAGCTCACTGGGTATTGATTCTGCTTCATAGCTTTACAAAAACATTGATTTGTAGCTTGAAGGGAGCGGGTCATAATGGGGGATGTTTTTAAGGAACTAGATTGTTCCCCACATAGCCTCCCAAGGGCCATCTGGAAAGTGTTCCATTTTGAACAGTCGTAACAATAGCCTGACTTCCTCTTCGTGGTCTCTTGCAGCTTCTTCTGATCACGCCACCAAGCTCCAGCGGCTTTCACAAATACACCTTCAGCAGCAGGTAAGCCCCGAGCtggaaaatttttatttatttatttattggatttatatgccgcccctctctgaggagtcagggcagcttacaacatataaaaaagcaaTGACAATATCCTACatccaatattaatataaattaagtaGTCTAAAATTCAAAATGCTAAGGATTCACCTCTGGTTCAAGAAGCCTGTGTCCACTCCCAACTGAGGCCCCACCTGTCTCTAGGAGACACGTCACCTCCATTTACGAGATAACTttttgcgaccctatttggattgAGAGGCTCTTCCCACggtcactcacgcccttatcacctcatggctggattattgcaatgcgctctatatgggactacccttgaagagtgtttgcagACTACAGATGGTCCATAATGCAGCTGAGTGACCTGTTGTGGGTGCCCCCAGATCCATCTACACCACGTCAATTCTTTGCGAGGTGCACTGGCTTCCTgtcagtctccagtcacaattcaaggtgttggtcattacctttaaaggcctacatggctcagggccagagtatcttcAAGATCGCCTTCTACCATatacctcccagcgaccaatatGATTCCCAGGGTTGGTCTTCTTCTGGTCCCattagctaaacagtgttggctggcaggtccgcgggggagagccttctctgtggtggccctgaatctctggaatcaactacctcctgagatccaccttattggccttctggaaagccgtaaagacctgggttttccaacaggcctggggccattgacctggggggggggggtgtttactaGTGAGgtcggcccatgaatgtatggatggatgcCATTAttataaattgaaatgtttttatttcatGTTGATTTTTTTCCTGTGATTCAGAAGCAAATTTCCTTGGGGAAATTAAAATATGTCTCCCAACATCTTGGGAGCAAAGAAATAATTTCATTCATCCTCATGCTGCCAATAAAATCCTTTCTTTATACTGATGGTGATGAATTTTCCACGTTTTGTTTTAACCAGTAATCCTGACATCTTGACAGTTTGCAAGATTAAGAAACCATTAACCCTCTCCCCATAGCTGGGCGGAATGGAGCATCTGCAGCGTTTGGTCCTTAAAATACCCAATGGCAGACTAGGAAACATGGATTGACTGAACTCTTTCTCCTATTGCAGGATCAGTGTGAAGCTGTGACCGAGACCATCCGGTTACTTCTGGAAGACTACAACAAAATGATATCCTTTTTTCTCACTCGGTTTGGTGCGTGTAAGACTCTACTGCCCATGTGGAACTTTCCTCTTGTCTCACTAGCTCAGCTTTCCCCTggattatttgtttattcgtgTCAGAAGCATCGCAATTTCCTCTGGCTGCCTTAGGTCCTTCATTTACCTTGGGTGATCCATTAAAGTTTCATTTGCTTGCTCCTGATTTCACAGAATCATAGGatccttagaggtcttctagtctagtccCTGCCCAAGGCAGGAGACCTCATACTGTCCAGGacatgtttgtttgcttgcttgcttgtttattgatttattgatttgatttgatttgatttgatttgattcgatttgatttgatttgatttgatttgtatgccacccctctctgcagactcggggcggctaacaacaatgataaaaaacaacatgtaacaatccaatttaataaaacaactaaaaacccttattataaaaaccaaacatacacacaaacataccatacataccttGTAATGGCctcggggaaggaatatcctaactcccaaATTGTTCTTCAGTTtcctcttgaaaacctccagtgatggagcacccacaataataataaatattttattgtcattgtatgtatactgctcaaaaaaaaagggaacactcaaataacacatcaaagggaacactcaaataacacatcctagatctgaatgaatgaaatattctcattgaagactttgttctgtacaatgttgaatgtgcacaacagcctgtgaaattgattgtcagtcagtgttgcttcctaagtggacagtttgatttcacagaagtttgatttacttggagttatattgtgtggtttaagtgttccctttatttttttgaccagtatatatacacagtatacccacaTACATCGAAATTCACATGATGCCTAAAGATCAATCCAACCCACACAACAATCCCCACAAAAAACACGCCCTACCCACCAcgaattccccaccctgaaccaacCAACCCtttacacaacagaccaagtaatactgtccaacgGCTccctgatggtgaccctttagaaacatagaaacatggaagtctgacggcagaagaagacctcatggtccatctagtctgcctttatactattttctgtattttatcttaggatggatctatgtttatcccaggcaggtttcaattcagttcctgtggatttaccaaccacgtctgctggaagtttgttccaaggatctactactctttcagtcaaataatattttctcatgttgcttttgatctttcccccaactaccctcagattgtgtccccttgttcttgtgttcactttcctattaaaacacttccctcctggaccttatttaaccctttaacatatttaaatgtttcaatcgtgtccccccttttccttctgtcctccacactctacagatggagttcatgaagtctttcctgatacgttttatgcttaagaccttccactgtttttgtagcccgtctttggacccgttcaatttgatcactTTTTTCAACTTTTCTCAGTTCTTCTTTTCCTTAAATATTTCCTGCAGACCCTCCTCCTTTCCAAACAGTTTGTCCAGTGGGATGAGATGCTGACCCGGCTGGAAGCTGCCAAGCAGGTGAAGCCCACACCTGAGTGAAGGCCAGCCTTTCGAGTCCTTCCATCGGGCCTccaggtggattcctgcttcagaTCCCAGATGTCGACATTGAAAGCTCTTGCCTAGGAACCGGTAGCACTCCTGAGCTTCATCCGGTATTGTGCCGTCCAGAGGTATCCAATCATGGAAACtttaggacatgtggacttcaactcccagaattccccaggccagctatctagggaattctgggagaaagtccacaagtcttgaaagtcacccagttggataCTCCTGGTGGCGTCAATCTGGAAACTACATCCTGATCTTTTGGGGCTAAATTATATCATCTTTAGAGTTAGAGGTTAATTTATTTTTAGTCTTCATTCTGCCAATTGATGGGGAATGCATGACTTGTCAAAATATCTGTTATTGTGGACCATAATAAAATCTTCATGAATCCTCAACAGTCTGTCTGGGTTTGGTTATTTAAGATAGCACAGGTCTTCGTTCCTTCGTTTAAAACCATTCTACTGTTGAAGTCACCAGAGAGCTGGGAGTTACATTTTTGTAGTGGCTTAAGCCTTCAGAATAAGGCTTCAGAAATTACATTTCCATCTGACAAAACTTTGGTAACAACATTTTGTTTAATCAAATTTAGACGCCCATTTCATTCTCATAAAACCCACAGTTTCCAGAAGATGGGtcctttaatttaattaatttaatttaatgtatttctatgcctcccaacttgcaaaggactctgggcagcatagaatTTACTTAGCAGgagattttttttatatattaaagagAAACAGCTGCCAAGAATTTGTCTCTTTGGGGGAGTTTTTACACAGAACTCTTCTTGATTGTTCCAAGAATTCTCTTTGTAAAGAGATTGTGAAGGAGATGAAGTTAGTTGAAGTAAGCATGTCAATTTGGATTCATCAGCCACAAAATACGGATCAGTGATAACAGTTGTTCTAGGCAactcttcccctccttccctcccatcgccttctcttcctctcctcatcCTCTTCTCCCTTacatttccttcctcctcctcatccatcCTCTTCCACCTGccatctcctctttctcctcttccttctcttctacctctt
This genomic interval carries:
- the DCTN3 gene encoding dynactin subunit 3, translating into MAVSEVQQLENRLDALEERMFGAPAGAASAGAPRKITDGLGKVQGALGNIASKRERVKILFKKIEDILKYLDPQYIDRMAMPDAMKLQFIMAEEPSIMMQAALLEQVKSLQPYLDSAHIKASSDHATKLQRLSQIHLQQQDQCEAVTETIRLLLEDYNKMTLLLSKQFVQWDEMLTRLEAAKQVKPTPE